One segment of Macrotis lagotis isolate mMagLag1 chromosome 1, bilby.v1.9.chrom.fasta, whole genome shotgun sequence DNA contains the following:
- the LOC141508955 gene encoding selenoprotein N-like, with protein MDLAGSPGPSEPRRPPPPPARPARQLALPLVALGALLAAAARSYVGSRARAQDAARPPGKTSFFFSALDADRDRLISPAEFKAVAEMLRARKPLADLEKADELMEEESASVEAEKLAVVARFQPLLLDTMSNSKNGFKEISDIILSGLKNWTAPALSSSMFSVSQFKAFLPPRNDMELGETWWIIPDTVIKIGAYLSDNRFYPPPPKGKEVIIHQLLSMFHPRPFVKTRFGPQGTVACLTATSDSYYKVVFRIHAEFQLNQPLHYPFWFCPGQLTGHIILSKDSSHIREFKLFVPNERSLNVGMQWLYGPLRNTNVDLGYLPQMELEASGPSVIQGEKISEIDRCLNSEEAAQCEVETILWQQELSREEATQQLERAMYTFKKVQYLPFTKAFDRAKVEKKLVHSVILWGALDDQSCUGSGHTLRETVLKNSSILTLLNEKFINTWSLFEELKEILNKENEFYKKLAKLHLEKYKFPVESLVCLPNGTVVNNINANDFLFKTPPGHQENEKVLAIFSRMSFKSPEIYEEFLREGMLRAQGFLQS; from the exons ATGGACCTGGCCGGGAGTCCCGGCCCCAGCGAGCCCCGCCGGCCCccgccgcccccggcccgcccggcccggcAGCTGGCGCTGCCCCTGGTGGCCCTGGGGGCGCTGCTGGCCGCCGCCGCCCGCAGCTACGTGGGCTCCAGGGCCCGGGCCCAG GACGCCGCCCGCCCCCCGGGCAAGACCTCGTTCTTCTTCTCGGCTTTGGATGCGGACAGGGACCGGCTCATCAGCCCCGCCGAGTTCAAGGCCGTGGCGGAGATGCTGAGAG CGAGAAAGCCGCTCGCTGACCTTGAGAAAGCAGACGAGTTGATGGAGGAGGAGAGCGCCTCTGTCGAGGCTGAGAAGCTGGCCGTAGTAGCTCGATTCCAGCCCCTGCTGCTAGATACCATGTCCAACAGTAAAAATGGTTTCAAAGAG ATTTCTGACATTATTCTGTCTGGGCTAAAAAACTGGACAGCCCCTGCATTATCATCCAGCATGTTCTCTGTCAGCCAATTCAAAGCTTTCCTGCCCCCAAGGAATGACATGGAACTGGGAGAGACCTGGTGGATCATTCCAGACACAGTGATAAAGATAGGTGCATACCTCTCTGATAATCGCTTCTATCCACCACCTCCCAAAGGCAAAGAG GTCATCATTCACCAACTTCTGAGCATGTTCCACCCAAGGCCCTTTGTGAAGACCCGCTTTGGACCCCAGGGCACAGTTGCCTGCCTCACAGCCACCAGTGACTCCTACTACAAGGTGGTCTTCAG GATACATGCTGAATTCCAACTCAACCAACCACTCCACTACCCTTTCTGGTTTTGTCCAGGCCAATTAACTGGACACATCATCCTCTCCAAAGACAGCAGCCACATCCGAGAGTTCAAGCTCTTTGTACCCAATGAAAG GTCTCTGAATGTGGGTATGCAGTGGTTGTATGGACCCCTTAGGAATACAAATGTGGACCTTGGTTATCTTCCTCAG ATGGAGCTAGAGGCCTCTGGTCCTTCAGTGATCCAGGGTGAGAAGATCAGTGAAATTGATAGGTGTCTGAACTCTGAGGAGGCTGCCCAGTGTGAAGTGGAGACCATTCTGTGGCAGCAGGAGCTGAGCAGAGAGGAAGCTACCCAGCAACTAGAGAGAGCTATGTACACCTTCAAAAAG GTCCAATACTTACCTTTCACCAAAGCTTTTGATAGAGCCAAAGTGGAAAAGAAGCTGGTACACTCAGTCATTCTGTGGGGAGCCCTAGATGACCAGTCTTGCTGAG GTTCAGGACACACTCTTCGGGAGACTGTCCTAAAAAATTCATCAATCCTTACCCTCCTTAATGAGAAATTCATTAATACTTGGTCCCTTTTCGAGGAGCTAAAAGAGATACTG aataaagaaaatgaattctacaAGAAGCTGGCTAAACTGCATTTGGAGAAATACAAGTTCCCTGTGGAATCACTGGTCTGTCTACCCAATGGGACAGTG GTCAACAACATCAATGCTAATGACTTCTTGTTCAAGACTCCCCCAGGAcatcaggaaaatgaaaaagtcttAGCTATATTCTCCCGTATGTCCTTCAAATCTCCAGAGATCTATGAAGAATTCCTGAGAGAGGGAATGCTCAGAGCCCAAGGCTTCCTCCAATCCTAA